A portion of the Leptospira kanakyensis genome contains these proteins:
- a CDS encoding TRL-like family protein: MKTKTILFIFLSALLLTNCAIGPTHGYIFTSTKFAGTFNPENNVTSTKEATDCQFTVLYLFSYGDAGAGSIAKKNGISKIATIDHSTTSLLTGFYRTYCTIVSGE; this comes from the coding sequence ATGAAAACAAAAACAATACTTTTTATTTTCTTAAGTGCACTTCTTCTTACAAATTGTGCGATTGGGCCAACTCACGGTTACATATTTACTTCTACAAAATTTGCAGGTACGTTTAATCCAGAAAATAACGTAACATCAACTAAAGAAGCAACCGACTGCCAATTTACTGTTTTATACCTTTTTAGTTATGGGGATGCAGGTGCTGGATCAATTGCAAAAAAGAATGGAATCAGCAAAATAGCAACCATCGATCATTCTACCACTTCTTTGTTAACAGGTTTTTATCGAACATACTGTACGATTGTATCAGGAGAATAA
- a CDS encoding TRL domain-containing protein, with product MKYLIFSFLSLLLFSNCVTTPFPSYFYSYTTQHLNGDATGTMVTSAKVEKFGKSCSFSGFITYPFFYGSGNSIEEATQHANIKKIAVIDRESLTILPIGIFYRECVIVWGE from the coding sequence ATGAAATATCTTATTTTTTCTTTTTTAAGTTTATTACTTTTTTCAAACTGCGTAACCACACCGTTTCCAAGTTATTTTTACTCTTATACCACCCAACATTTAAATGGTGATGCCACAGGAACTATGGTCACATCGGCTAAAGTTGAAAAGTTTGGAAAGTCTTGTAGTTTCTCTGGGTTCATCACGTATCCTTTCTTTTATGGTTCGGGAAACTCAATTGAGGAAGCAACCCAACATGCAAATATCAAAAAAATTGCTGTCATCGACAGAGAATCCTTAACCATTTTGCCTATTGGAATTTTTTATCGCGAATGTGTGATTGTTTGGGGAGAATAA
- the lsa14 gene encoding adhesin Lsa14, with protein MKKNIFIVIVFTIILFIQNCSGGSVHSSLVPSANTNPTREYSTPSVFSKGGFFFHKTYVPGPLGINAEAHYEGKSCSHTFLYLVSSGDSSIEAAKRNGNIKKIAYLDYEQLGIAMGVLYHRVCTIIKGS; from the coding sequence GTGAAAAAAAACATTTTTATTGTAATCGTATTTACAATTATTCTATTCATTCAAAATTGCAGTGGAGGATCGGTACATTCAAGTTTAGTCCCAAGTGCAAATACAAACCCAACAAGGGAATACTCAACCCCTTCCGTTTTTTCAAAAGGTGGTTTCTTCTTTCACAAAACATACGTTCCTGGGCCACTTGGAATCAATGCAGAAGCCCATTATGAAGGCAAAAGTTGTAGTCATACATTTTTATATTTAGTTTCCTCTGGTGATTCTTCTATCGAAGCTGCAAAAAGAAACGGGAACATTAAAAAAATTGCATATTTAGATTACGAACAGCTTGGTATTGCCATGGGTGTTCTCTACCATCGAGTTTGTACAATTATAAAAGGATCATAA